From a single Fulvivirga ulvae genomic region:
- a CDS encoding tetratricopeptide repeat protein, with the protein MQYIPLTVVLVLSCLISQVFAQTRVIDSLKNAATQAEPDTVKIESLRQLGVLMSDHDVAMAIEYVNKAIDLADANGHESLKTEAVNSLGIIYYGIGDYEQTLECFLKVQAFQESRNDLMGMSRIYNNLGLLFKELGRFGKSIDYLERSVELKLQTSDTLTLSSSYNNLGMVYQEGLNDYKRAAECHNKALVIDRRNKDDYGIFVSLANIGLNHFKLGHLDSAQLYYNDAVMLFDKTDDRYVKAEFLYEYGLLNTALGQYDRAIEKHNLSIEMAKKADIKLLLKNNYEGLSDIYSKLGDYRKALQFHKMYSQVNREIFNSDQSSKIAEIETNYHLQTKQSEIELLRKEAEIKDLKIYNDQMAFYWLIGMLVLVVFIVVLQYRKNVYRTRTNKILRQKNQEIIVKNQNIMDSILYAKNIQEAILAENDRLKAVFKDAFVLTKPRDIVNGDFYWFAEEGNYVVIAAVDCTGHGIPAAFLNVMGNSLLNQIVNEEKIIEPAEILRELNIRVFKNLKYDNVRSKSNDGMDIGICLFNRVNRKLAFAGAKRPLYYYHNHQLNVLKGDHYPVGGILYDEHRVYHQHELVLQESDSIYLFTDGIVDQFGGQENKKYMYPRFRELLRKIATDPMAMQVEAIEEEINRWQGNNEQTDDILMIGVRV; encoded by the coding sequence TTGCAATACATACCTCTTACGGTTGTTTTGGTTTTAAGTTGCCTGATCAGTCAGGTATTTGCTCAAACCAGAGTTATTGATAGCCTGAAAAATGCAGCAACTCAGGCTGAACCTGATACTGTGAAGATTGAGTCACTCAGGCAGCTGGGTGTACTGATGAGCGATCATGATGTGGCTATGGCCATTGAATATGTCAACAAGGCCATTGATCTTGCAGATGCCAATGGGCATGAATCATTAAAAACCGAGGCAGTGAACTCTCTCGGTATTATCTATTATGGTATTGGCGACTACGAGCAAACCCTCGAATGTTTTTTAAAAGTGCAGGCCTTCCAGGAATCCAGAAACGACTTGATGGGCATGTCTCGTATTTATAACAACCTTGGTCTTTTGTTTAAAGAACTTGGACGATTTGGGAAGAGTATCGACTACCTTGAAAGGTCCGTTGAGCTAAAACTCCAAACATCGGATACGCTGACGCTGTCATCTTCATACAATAATTTGGGTATGGTATATCAGGAAGGTTTGAATGACTATAAACGTGCTGCGGAATGTCACAACAAAGCATTGGTCATTGACAGAAGGAACAAAGATGACTACGGTATTTTTGTTTCACTTGCAAATATTGGTTTAAACCATTTTAAGCTCGGTCATCTGGATTCGGCACAACTTTATTACAATGATGCGGTAATGCTCTTTGATAAAACAGATGACCGATACGTTAAGGCAGAATTTCTATATGAATATGGCCTGCTTAATACTGCCCTTGGCCAATATGACAGGGCCATAGAAAAACACAACCTGAGCATAGAGATGGCTAAAAAAGCGGATATTAAACTGCTGCTGAAAAATAACTACGAAGGGCTGTCAGATATTTATTCAAAGCTTGGTGACTATAGGAAAGCACTGCAGTTCCATAAGATGTATAGCCAGGTCAATCGTGAAATTTTTAATTCAGATCAATCATCAAAAATAGCTGAGATTGAAACCAACTACCATTTACAAACCAAGCAAAGTGAAATCGAGCTCCTCCGAAAGGAAGCTGAGATCAAGGATCTTAAAATTTATAATGATCAAATGGCCTTTTACTGGCTGATAGGGATGCTTGTACTGGTTGTCTTTATTGTCGTGCTACAGTATAGAAAAAATGTTTACAGAACCCGGACAAATAAAATTCTGAGACAAAAAAATCAGGAGATCATTGTCAAGAACCAAAATATAATGGACAGTATCCTGTATGCCAAGAATATACAGGAAGCAATACTTGCCGAAAACGACAGGCTTAAGGCTGTTTTTAAGGATGCCTTTGTTCTCACCAAGCCTCGCGACATTGTAAACGGTGATTTTTATTGGTTTGCAGAAGAAGGCAACTACGTGGTTATTGCGGCAGTTGACTGTACTGGCCATGGTATACCTGCGGCGTTTTTAAATGTGATGGGCAATTCTCTGCTAAACCAGATTGTTAATGAAGAGAAAATTATTGAGCCGGCTGAAATATTAAGAGAACTCAACATCAGGGTGTTTAAAAACCTGAAGTACGACAACGTGCGAAGCAAGTCTAATGATGGTATGGACATAGGTATATGTCTGTTTAACAGGGTGAATAGAAAATTGGCTTTTGCAGGTGCCAAGCGACCGCTCTATTATTACCACAATCATCAGCTTAACGTACTCAAGGGAGATCATTATCCCGTGGGGGGAATACTATATGACGAGCATCGGGTATATCACCAACATGAACTTGTTTTGCAGGAGTCCGACAGCATTTATTTGTTTACTGATGGTATAGTGGATCAGTTTGGGGGTCAGGAAAATAAGAAATATATGTATCCCCGGTTCAGAGAACTATTGCGGAAAATAGCCACTGACCCTATGGCAATGCAGGTCGAGGCTATTGAAGAAGAAATTAACCGATGGCAAGGTAATAATGAACAAACTGATGACATACTAATGATCGGTGTGAGAGTTTAA
- a CDS encoding phosphatase PAP2 family protein: protein MLTAYRRLKTELEKHSNEYLLFVFSLIIPGIVCLFALNAFLEITERLQADELIKFDDMITEFVHSFRSDTFTQVVTFITDLGDVTAYVIIIPVIATLLYYHGHHRWKLSLQATIVLVSAFLLNIAIKQLISRPRPLEELRLVVAHSYSFPSGHSMSAIAFYGFLIYLTYKHTGNLLLKVLLILVQALLILSIGLSRVYLGVHFPTDVLAGFIAGLIWLIICIIVFNFVNLYRKRQVRKKGLNSHTDH, encoded by the coding sequence ATGCTCACTGCGTATAGAAGGTTAAAAACAGAACTTGAAAAACACTCCAATGAATACTTGCTTTTTGTATTCTCACTGATCATTCCCGGGATTGTTTGTCTGTTTGCCCTCAATGCGTTTTTAGAGATCACCGAAAGATTGCAGGCTGATGAACTTATAAAATTCGATGACATGATCACGGAATTTGTTCACAGCTTCCGAAGTGACACGTTCACGCAGGTAGTAACTTTTATCACCGATCTGGGCGATGTAACGGCCTATGTTATTATAATTCCTGTAATTGCAACGCTGCTTTATTACCACGGACACCACCGATGGAAGCTTTCTTTACAGGCAACAATAGTACTCGTTTCTGCTTTTTTACTGAATATAGCTATTAAGCAGCTGATCAGCAGACCCAGGCCGCTGGAAGAGTTAAGGCTAGTGGTAGCACACTCCTACAGTTTCCCTAGCGGGCATAGCATGAGTGCCATCGCCTTTTATGGGTTTCTCATTTACCTGACGTATAAGCATACTGGCAATTTGTTACTTAAGGTTTTGCTTATTCTGGTGCAGGCTTTGTTGATTCTAAGCATTGGGTTAAGTCGTGTCTATCTCGGGGTTCACTTCCCTACTGATGTACTGGCAGGATTCATAGCAGGACTGATATGGCTCATTATCTGTATCATTGTTTTCAATTTTGTCAATTTATACAGGAAACGACAGGTTCGCAAAAAAGGCTTAAACTCTCACACCGATCATTAG
- a CDS encoding 4-hydroxy-3-methylbut-2-enyl diphosphate reductase, giving the protein MKKFDIPEYYRSSITGRIKEARRITDPRKRDFTPTELNFGPVKFYIARHFGFCYGVENAIEISYKALEENPDKRVFLLSQMIHNQEVNNDLQGKGIKFIMDTDGTQFIGWDELKKEDIVIIPAFGTTLEIEKKLDEIGIEVQKYNTTCPFVEKVWKRSEKLGEDNHTIIIHGKHNHEETRATFSHSSKTAPSVIVKDIAQTRTLGEVIKGNISREEFYKLFKGMYTEGFDPDVHFDKAGVVNQTTMLATETQEIADYIKQVMIEVHGQENYREHFADTRDTLCYATNDNQDATYGLLEQTADLAIVVGGYNSSNTSHIVELCERKFPTYFINSEKEIKSAEEIHHFNYPEKKMEVTDDWLPKGRETRIILTSGASCPDTLVDRVMLKILSFFPEATSVEDLVEEIVSTR; this is encoded by the coding sequence ATCAAAAAATTCGACATTCCTGAATATTACAGATCTTCCATTACCGGCAGGATCAAAGAGGCGAGGAGGATTACTGACCCACGTAAAAGAGACTTTACACCGACGGAGCTGAATTTCGGTCCGGTAAAATTTTACATTGCCAGACATTTCGGATTCTGCTATGGCGTTGAAAATGCCATTGAGATCAGCTATAAGGCGCTTGAGGAAAATCCTGATAAAAGGGTCTTCCTTTTAAGCCAGATGATCCACAACCAGGAGGTTAACAATGACCTTCAAGGTAAGGGCATTAAATTCATCATGGATACGGACGGCACCCAGTTCATCGGTTGGGACGAGCTTAAAAAGGAAGACATTGTGATCATTCCTGCCTTTGGTACCACACTCGAAATAGAAAAAAAACTTGATGAAATCGGTATTGAAGTACAGAAATACAATACCACCTGTCCCTTTGTCGAAAAAGTCTGGAAAAGATCTGAAAAACTTGGTGAGGACAATCACACTATTATTATTCATGGGAAACACAACCATGAGGAGACACGTGCTACATTTTCCCATAGTTCGAAAACAGCTCCTTCGGTTATTGTAAAGGACATCGCCCAGACCAGGACGCTTGGTGAGGTGATCAAGGGCAACATTTCCAGGGAGGAATTTTATAAACTGTTCAAGGGAATGTACACCGAAGGCTTCGACCCTGATGTGCACTTTGATAAAGCAGGCGTAGTAAACCAAACCACCATGCTGGCTACCGAAACTCAGGAGATAGCGGATTACATCAAACAGGTGATGATCGAAGTCCATGGTCAGGAAAATTATCGTGAGCACTTTGCCGATACCAGGGACACCCTCTGCTATGCTACCAATGATAACCAGGATGCTACATATGGTCTCCTTGAGCAAACCGCCGATCTGGCTATCGTAGTTGGAGGCTACAACAGTTCGAACACCTCTCACATTGTTGAGCTTTGCGAACGCAAATTTCCAACCTATTTTATCAACTCCGAAAAGGAGATCAAATCAGCAGAAGAGATCCATCACTTCAACTACCCTGAAAAGAAGATGGAAGTTACTGACGACTGGCTGCCAAAAGGCCGTGAAACACGCATAATATTAACCAGTGGTGCTTCATGTCCCGACACTTTGGTTGACAGGGTTATGCTTAAAATCCTAAGCTTCTTTCCTGAAGCTACCAGCGTGGAAGACCTTGTGGAGGAGATAGTTTCGACCCGATAG